The genomic region CCTGCCCCGTCGAGTGGCACCCCGGCTACCGGATCACGGTGGCCGGACTGCGGCGCAACGCCGACTACCGCGGCCGGGAGTACGCCGAACTGGGCGCCCGGATCGCCCGGGACGGCCTGGTCGACCCGCGGGCCATCGGCGACGCCGCCCGGACGGGTCGGTACGGACTTCAGGACCTGAAGAAGGTGTGGCACACCCTCGCCCGCTTCGGCGCGCCGGAGGGAGCGGGCACGGCCTACTCCGCGGAGGTTGCCTGCGGCGGCCAGACCCCCGGTGCGAGCACCCCCAGCGCATAGGCCCGGGCCACCAGTTGGGTGCGGTTGGCGGCGTGCCAGCGGGACGACAGGCGGCGCAGGTGGTAGGTGACGCCGTCGGTGGTGAGGCCGGTCTCGCGGGCTGCCCGGGCCGTGGTGGCGCCGGCGGCCAGCAGGGCCAGGATGCGCGCCTCCATGGGGGTGACCCGGGCCTGTCCGGCGGGCGGGGCGGGGGAGGGGGCGCGCTCGCCGTCCACGCGCAGCATCACCAGCAGCGCCGGCGTGTCCTCCACCGTGTCGCTCACCGGGTCCGCCGTCAACTCCCCGTACCGCTCCGCGCCGCCGGGTGCCCGCCAGCGCACCGACACCTGGTAGCGCGAGCGGTGCCGCAGGCGCAGTGCCTCGGCGATGCGCTCCACCTGCGTGGCCTCCCGCGGACTGAACAGGTCCAGTACGTCACGGCCGCGCAGCCGCCCCGGCGTCGTACCGCACTCCGCGGCCATCGCCGGATTGGCC from Streptomyces chartreusis NRRL 3882 harbors:
- a CDS encoding PAS domain S-box protein; translation: MDQARQEAVTWRNRALLLFDRVAMPVAVCDVYGAVLLANPAMAAECGTTPGRLRGRDVLDLFSPREATQVERIAEALRLRHRSRYQVSVRWRAPGGAERYGELTADPVSDTVEDTPALLVMLRVDGERAPSPAPPAGQARVTPMEARILALLAAGATTARAARETGLTTDGVTYHLRRLSSRWHAANRTQLVARAYALGVLAPGVWPPQATSAE